From the genome of Prunus persica cultivar Lovell chromosome G8, Prunus_persica_NCBIv2, whole genome shotgun sequence:
taattcataaaataaattgctattaattttttataaataaattgttgGTATGGACCATAAACACgtaccatactttaaataaaggtaaatgtgcagtaaaataaattcataaattaaattgcttactgtatggacgttaattccacatcataatttaaataataaagtaaatatGCTTGTATGAGTATAAATTCTActccatactttaaataaaaagtaaaaggagttgtgtggacgataaacctGTGCCACAAATAAATACTGTGATATGgataataaacctacaccatactgTAAATAAAGTAAATATTAAGATAAAACCACCGCCGAATATATATAtcggtatatatatatataaggtaTATTCCCATAAACTACGTGGGccttatataaaataagatgTATGCTTTAATATCAtactataataatattatatatggaAATAGTCTTTGTGTATATGCACATGCTTCCAATCCTGTTGCTTTCTCACCTACCACTAGTACAAACTCTCTTTGTATGGTCAAGCATGAGGAAATGGTATTGAATAGTATAgaatatcaataaaataaatgaataaggTAAAGAGACATAGAGCTTATCATTTTTTGGTGGCTTTGCTCATATATCTGTCTCTTgaaaaagtcagcaattccctCTCTCTAGAAGACCACAACTCCTCTGCTTTTCTTcttgagagcttctcgtgctaaTAACGTGTTGTAATATAAACGGTATATGCGGAATATTGTGCTGCATGTAAAGTAAATGAGACACAATATTTAATCAGATTCAGCCATGCCTACATCCTCAAGGAgtagcagcagtaacttttccactatataaaaaaataagactacaattttagtgtttacaatctCTCTGACTCattgatttttctctcttgaagaatttctctctgctatcttttctcttctctcactctcctttccttcttccttcctCCCTTCCTGggctctcattttcttctctgatagtgttttttttgtctttgcaAGTAGTGAGGATGGCCTATTCATAGACTAACTCAATGGAAGCAGCCAAGCTTCATGTGGGTGTGTAGAAAATTCCTCAAAGATGTGGCCGACAAAGAATCCAATATGTGGGCTCCACCCACTATCTTTGCAAcatgttttgcttttttagGGAAGATATGTCACCAATTGTCGAAAATTGTAACTGCTATACATGCAAGAATCATACAAAAGCTTAAATCACTCACCTGCTCAATGTCGCTCAGACTCTACTAGAAATGTATGTCATCATCATTATTCATCTTTGTTATCATTGATAGATTCatattttgcatatataatCTATCTTTATTTGCATTGTTTTCATGTGAAATTGGTTAGTTTAATGCGTTTGGTGAAGATTTTGTAGGAAATCATACCTAGCAAGGCTTTGGAGCAAATTGTGGGTATCGGCTGGACCCTTGAGaatactttcctatttttcctttaaaaCCCCAAAGCAAATTCCCTCTTTGACTAAGCCGCATGTTACTTCCTTTTGAGAATAAGTCTTAGTTTTTCTAATAttcctatttttcctttccttcctaaataaatattatcttCCTTATTTTTGGAGGAGTCCCTTGGCCTATAAATACAAAGCGTTAACCTAATAGCCAGGGCATCTTTTTCCACCATCGTCTTCTCTACCATATTTTTCCACCAACTTTCATTCAACCAGAGAAATATCAGAGGAAGCCAAGAATTTGCTGCTGCATTATTTGAGGAGCTTTTGAAGGTGTTCCTGTGAAGATTCTGAAGATCAAGTCCATCGGCCAAATTGGTTTTATGACAATAATtctcttgtttatattttcttctgtcatgaactaatttcccttgctagggctacgatgtagcctaaccttgaatacttaatttctatcgttatattaatttctgattattatctcatgttgagtatttgttactgttcttaatgatttaaatatctagctaatatttaattgatgatcCAAGCGGAGACCGAGAGgagatgtttggtgtttgcttcttgtaacaaataccatgacttgaatgagtgcccgagagggactaacatgactcatgcagttttcttgtaggttctcatagaacttaatgggttcttgGTTTTCTAAATCCGTTGCTCGAGAGAGAATGGGTTGTTAATTGAGAATACTTTTGGTTGAGCCCGAGAGGGGATATCGAATGAATTAGGAGAAACCAACTGTCAACATGGATAGTAATTAGGGTTAATTGGCTATAAGAATTAAGTAGAATTGGTTATGGTGAAGTCGGATGCTCTAGTGTCTCAtcatcttaattttctattgttaattaaattgttatttttcataattgttttagttttcttaaaattaatcaatcttcttaatcaactgttcaaataaacttatgcattaatcataattggtagttaataggaaattacagtcttcgtgggaacgacactctacttatttctatattacttGTATGGATTGTGCGCTTGCAATAATTTCATAACAATCATCATCCATAgttgtcatcatcatcatcagattGTCCTTTGATTTTGCAGACATAGTACTCACCATTATCTAGGATTATTCCGCTCAGTAAGGAAGACAATTAAGTCCAGTAATTTTGAGCAATTCAGACAGGAATTTGTTGAAGGTAGATATTACCATGTTGTTGTAGAAACTGCTGCTGCCTGCCTGCATGTGAATTCGTTATGTAATATCAACATTTTAACTttgggaagagagagagagagagagagagagagagagagagagaaagagtgtgtgtgtgtttgttttacAATTAGATTAGATTGATGAACAAGTGGAATAGTGAAACGTATACAAGGGTCACTTTCAAATCAGTGTAAGAACTTTCTCTGTTATCCCAAATTTGGTAATTCCCAAATTCAAAGAGTtctagcttcttttttttctgcatTGTAGCTTGGTGCATGCAGGCTGTACTACAGCTACTAGTAAATTTGAACATATAAAATTGGAGAGAGTAGAGAAAACGAAGAAATAAAGGTTACTTTGAAACCACCATATTCATTCAAATGCTCTTGTTTTCAGTGACACCAAATCCATGCTTTTTCCATTGCTCTTCACCTACCAATTCCATTAAATTGGCATGTATGTTTTGCCGATTAAAGGTCGAAGAAAGTTCACATAGGTTTTGTTTAATGAGATATAAGGTTATtacatttaatttctttttctgaaattcttttaactttctttgttttgaaatttgataagCGTCAAAATCTCATTTGCTTTGAAGAGGTGCTCCTACAACATAcacttctcctcctcctagAGCTGGCAACAAAACTGCTAAAGCTGCCATCACCATGAAAAAAGctaccaccatctttttttgACCTAGCTGGTATTGGAATATTAgtgaattttttaattgcaTTTTGAAAGTTTATAAAGAGAAAATGTCTACAGATTAAGTTTTATAGGATATAACGATAAAGAAtgtgtaatttaaaaaatttgaacaaaattaaatttttttataaaaatattttataactCTTTGGCCTTTGAAAGGTTTGACACTACGGAATATGAGGTATGCAAGATattgtgaattttgaaatgtctTTTGGTGCTACATTCAAACATATTGGGGGCCAACCTCAacctttctattttgttaattCAATCAATAGTCATGACTTCATTAATTCATgcatctctttgtttttttctctttttttttttcttttttctgtttcgtTAATTCAATAGTCATAACTTCTATAATTTATGTTATTTCTCAGTATCATTGGCAGGCAAATTTAGTCCTgtaatttggttttggtttggaATCCAAATCATTAATTTCACGATATCCTATATTTATATGATCTAGGGTGATAATACCAAGATAATTACTTCAGAATTCTATTTGATTTAAGATCCTATACATTATAGGAagctttttcattttgaatacaAACAATATTGGAGGAGAGGAGAATCGAACCTAAGACCTCAAGTTCGCGGGTAAATATTCTTAACAAATCACTTGAACTATAAACCTCTTTCATACATTATTCCAAGCTTAATAAGTTGGAATGACTCATTCAATTCTTTGATCCTTGTCTCTCTCCTTTGTTCTTATTTCACAACACCAACAAAATTTAAGTACTTTGAGACAGCTGAATTGTATCTGTATTCAGCATTAGGGGTGCGGGACTCTATTATCTCATTCTGCTGATTTAATTTTCGGTAGAATTGGTTTAACCTATTATTATAgcattaacaaaaaatttagtgAAGTTACAAGATTGTACTAGTAGAAAGGGAACATCcatggtcttttttttttctttttttttttttatacaagcgatatctACTTTAATCAAATCTAAACTACGGGGAGGGAAAGTCATCCATCAACAAACTTTGTTGACCACAGCAGCCCAACTCTATAAATTCTACAGTGTGAAACTCATCCGGCTCAGCTATGAGTCAACAATATATCACTGAACTTGTGCTTTATCAGAAGTTGAGCCTCTTCAACTAGCCTCTTTACCACCTCCCCTGCAGGTAAAATTTCCTTGATGAGGCCTACACTTTGGCCAGCATACATCACCATGCTTTCAATGTCACCAGTTGCAGTCACATTTGGAACAGTACCGGCAAGACGACGAATTTCTATTTCCTGTTGGAGAACATAACCCAGAAATTGTTAATGGTTCATGGCCTGTATCTTCAAATAAAGTAGATGCTTTACTTGTCAATTATGACAGGATTTCATTCTCACCCTATCATGTATCGTCGAATGACCGATGACGGGCTGATCTGCTTCATTCTGATGAGGAGGAAGAGATTTCCAATCATTGAAGAATGGTGTATACAGAACGCGATGCGGCGCTCCAGGCCACCTTGCACGCCCGAATACATCAGTGTACTCAGTTCTGTCAAATTCAACCAGCTTCCTCTTGTATGTGGGATGAGCACGGCTTTCCTGAGTTGCAAGAAACCTGTAATATAATGAGAACAATCTTATATATCAACCAAAATCAATAAAGATAAAACTTAAGTTTGATAGATGATAAAAAAAGTTCTCAAACTGTGATAGTTCAGAATGTTTTTCATAAGTTGAACTATATAAAGATGGAGTATATGAAACCTAGTGCCTAGGCAGACCCCTTGAGCACCAAGGGCCAGAGCAGCAACATATCCACGGGCATCCACTATACCACCGGCCGCGATAACAGGTATATCCCGATCTCCAACAAGATCAGCTACCTTGGGcaacaatgaaatcaaagcaTCCTGTAATATATTAACAATAGAAAGCACATGGATGTCAACACTTATCAGTAAATCCTTAGACAAAAAATCAGGCAACAGATAAGCAAAGAACgaataaaacacaaaaacacgAATGTGAAGCAGCAGTGCCAAACCATAGAGTTCTTTCTGGGACAAGGTCAAAGGTTTTAGTTCAAGACATTGACACTCCAAAGAAAACATTTCGATGCATATATAATCTTATCCAGGTGACATATGCAAAAAGGGATATTTGAAACAGAAAGAAACTCATCAAAGAACAGAtagtttcttctcttcttttttgttttacttaTAAATATTAACACAGCGTGATAACAGATAATGAGCTATCTGTTAATACATTTGATTGCTTTAACTCTATCTAGCGCTTTGTTCTTTTGGAGTCATTGTTTCAAAGAAGAGGTAAACCATCCCGAACCGAAATTTACATTCTTTCATACTATgttttaatgttattttatatTCCAAGTGAAAAAATACAGAGCAATCAGATACAACTACCATTAACTCCAGAAGCGAAAATGTTCTAATgcttttataaagaaaaaacactcATACATTTGGATCCCAGCAAAAGCTCTCACCTGACTGATCACATGCCCTCCTGCTTCACGCCCTTGAACAATAATTGCATCTACACCAGCATATATTGCTTTATTCGCTTCGTCCAAGCTACCAACCTGCAATGGAATTATATGGAACTCAGCAGGAAGTCCGGGgaaaaaataatcaacaagGCAATAATTATTTTGCATCAAAGTGAAAAGATAGACCAACCATCCATCAAGTAAACCATACTTCCCGTAATCTAACCTTTGAGCCATGTTCAGCACTCTACATACAATTCTTAAAAAgatggagagaaaaagagatacTTTCCGAAGAGCGgaaagcaaacaaaacaattctGATAAACCTGATATGAATGGTTGAATGAGGAGAGAAATGAAAGCAAACAGCTTACTATGTCCTAATTATCATTGACGACAGTATTGTTTAAGGAACACTTACTTGAGGAACAACCTTAACCCCAGACTGATGAGCTTTCAATACAAGCTCCTCTGAACATTCACCCCAGTAAACCTGCAGCACTGCTACCTTTTCATCCAAAATGACTTGTATATTTTTCTCATGCGGAAACGCCAGAACAACACCAACCCCAAACGGTTTGTCAGTTAAGCTTCGAGTCTTCCTTATGAGCTCCCGCAGGTAATGTGGTGACTCCTGATCAGTCAAACTTAGTATATCAGAAATTTCTTCTTTAATGGCATATGTTCACAAGTTATCCTGTATTGTTTATATTCACATAAGCTTAACAGCGATTTGCTGCTAAAATACTGCAAGGAGACCATAGTACCATGAAAGGCCTGTTATTGCATATTGATATATTCACATAATCAATTCGGAGAACCGTTTAGCTGCTTTTTCccatatctttctttttcttttccacttTGCCTGTTTGTTTCCACCTTTATGGAAGAGATTATAACTATCACAGATGCACTTTCAGATTTCCAAATGACAGGCCATACTCAACCTTGAACCACTGATCTGAATTTTGCAAGAGCTTCCTTGGAAAAGTTAATGATGTgccatagaaaagaaaagaggcgAGGGCATGGAAAATGGCCTCAGGCTTAATTACGCGTCCTCACTCTCTCAGGTTTGAGACTAAGTGGGCATGTATTTGTGCATTTATGATCAGACTTCTAGGGTATATGAATTACGcagcaaagaaaaagcaatCAAAGGCATGAAGACTTGAGTGATAATCATTAAGGCTCACGGTCATCTCAGTCCTTGGTTTCTTCACTAAAAGAGGGAAATAACGTTCAAACTGGTTGGAAGAAGACAAATGACCAATCTAATCCAAAGAATAAAAAGAGTAAGACTTAGAAAATGGACTACAAGTCCTAAAAAAGTTTATGAACAaaggaaaatctcaaaattagAGCAGCACTCAGTTGATCTGATGTACCAATTTGAGGCAGAGAAGTCTGTATTCAGGGAAATTGACATGGATGCAGAGTAACTCCAATGGCTAGCTGGATGTTATTGCTTGGCACGATCCACATATGCGTCCCGAATCGTTATTGTTAAAGCACATATTAAAGTGTGAACATTCAAATAAAGCCAATTTGCAATGGTTGAAGAGgcccaaaatttca
Proteins encoded in this window:
- the LOC18767054 gene encoding uncharacterized protein LOC18767054; this translates as MGWGGILGFEYGIVQAPLGPDIAGPELVAAVANAGGLGFLRAPDWESPHYLRELIRKTRSLTDKPFGVGVVLAFPHEKNIQVILDEKVAVLQVYWGECSEELVLKAHQSGVKVVPQVGSLDEANKAIYAGVDAIIVQGREAGGHVISQDALISLLPKVADLVGDRDIPVIAAGGIVDARGYVAALALGAQGVCLGTRFLATQESRAHPTYKRKLVEFDRTEYTDVFGRARWPGAPHRVLYTPFFNDWKSLPPHQNEADQPVIGHSTIHDREIEIRRLAGTVPNVTATGDIESMVMYAGQSVGLIKEILPAGEVVKRLVEEAQLLIKHKFSDILLTHS